Proteins encoded within one genomic window of Mya arenaria isolate MELC-2E11 chromosome 13, ASM2691426v1:
- the LOC128213193 gene encoding neuronal acetylcholine receptor subunit beta-4-like codes for MTWNPSDFNNTSGLHISPKDMWIPELIIHNAVGDTYELRTSNFMKLAISSNGFINWNTGGNTETSCKVDISRYPFDTQTCHILIGKSSSLDYELMMIPAAAKINTFLYDENENGEWELLDTSVGYHAINEQMTFLKCTLILKRRPLFYILNILLPVILLSLMNVLSFKLSINCGERMSYSVALFLTFIVLLNIVADEMPKVSKTISFLQLYINTQLAIGMFITTISVFLVHSTNSKTNDDVTGAVHAVYKFCKLCSKKQQVRPESPKGDDQHEDKYIKSGQCEKLEMEHVQQTPGSANAETNQSPSIVDAVNVIDDTLFWSFLMLFVLITIVFLLLCLF; via the coding sequence ATGACATGGAACCCTAGTGATTTTAACAACACCTCTGGACTTCACATTTCTCCAAAAGACATGTGGATCCCCGAATTAATAATTCACAATGCTGTTGGTGATACATATGAATTACGAACATCCAACTTTATGAAACTTGCAATATCAAGTAACGGATTTATCAATTGGAACACCGGTGGAAACACCGAGACAAGTTGCAAGGTGGACATCTCAAGGTATCCTTTTGACACGCAGACATGTCATATCCTCATTGGGAAGTCCAGCAGCTTGGATTATGAGCTAATGATGATTCCAGCAGCAgccaaaataaacacatttttgtacgatgaaaatgaaaatggtgAGTGGGAACTTTTAGACACAAGTGTAGGCTATCATGCCATCAATGAACAAATGACGTTTTTGAAGTGTACCCTTATTCTTAAAAGGAGACCTCTTTTCTACATTTTGAACATCCTGTTGCCTGTCATTCTACTGTCATTGATGAATGTTCTAAGCTTTAAACTGTCCATAAACTGTGGCGAAAGGATGAGCTACAGTGTGGCTTTGTTTCTAACGTTTATTGTTCTATTGAATATCGTTGCTGATGAAATGCCCAAGGTATCAAAAACTATCTCCTTTCTTCAACTGTACATAAATACCCAGCTAGCCATAGGAATGTTCATCACTACGATATCCGTGTTTCTGGTACACTCAactaattcaaaaacaaatgatgACGTTACTGGGGCGGTGCATGCTGTTTACAAATTCTGCAAACTCTGTTCGAAGAAACAACAAGTGCGCCCTGAATCTCCAAAAGGAGATGACCAACATgaagacaaatatataaaaagtggCCAATGCGAGAAGTTAGAAATGGAGCATGTTCAGCAGACCCCGGGAAGTGCGAATGCAGAAACAAATCAGTCCCCTTCGATTGTGGATGCTGTCAACGTCATTGATGACACCTTGTTTTGGTCATTTCTAATGTTATTTGTCCTGATCACGATAGTTTTCTTgctgttatgtttattttaa